Proteins encoded within one genomic window of Salipaludibacillus agaradhaerens:
- a CDS encoding YtpI family protein: MFLVALIFASLVAFVYLKVQQSREVEPLVKRSYSLKSSIAIGIFLISFGINSYMSLQSSVAAVVALIFLVVGSINVFVGWKQYRLLKNYSPKATSTETN; encoded by the coding sequence ATGTTTTTAGTTGCCTTAATTTTCGCTTCTCTCGTTGCCTTTGTCTATTTAAAAGTTCAACAGTCTCGAGAAGTTGAACCACTAGTAAAACGCAGTTACTCGCTTAAAAGCAGTATAGCTATAGGAATTTTCCTAATTTCCTTTGGAATCAACAGCTACATGAGTCTCCAATCATCTGTGGCCGCTGTTGTAGCCCTTATTTTCCTTGTGGTTGGGAGTATCAACGTCTTCGTTGGTTGGAAACAATATCGCCTTCTGAAAAACTATTCCCCAAAAGCAACATCAACTGAAACGAACTAG
- a CDS encoding DHH family phosphoesterase, giving the protein MTMTMKQTIINEIKKWDSIIIHRHVRPDPDAIGSQAGLKALIHTVFPHKKVYLAGEQEESLGFLAQMDEVDDDIFQRSLVIVCDTANTDRIDDQRYVNANVVIKIDHHPDVDTYGTLRWVDTNASSTSEMIFDLFEACEAEGASLNQEIARLLYAGIVGDTGRFRFPNTTEKTFLAAARLVQTGFSRPELYDDLYETPLAVLKLQGYVLSQLTVSDSGVGVVRLPKDVLETYHVTSKEAASVVNSFSTLKGLKAWVFFVEEEDVIRARIRSKGPEIHELAARFNGGGHPMASGASLFSWEETDTFLKELEQICK; this is encoded by the coding sequence ATGACAATGACCATGAAACAAACAATTATTAATGAGATTAAAAAATGGGATTCAATTATCATTCACCGTCATGTACGTCCTGATCCAGATGCCATTGGGTCACAAGCGGGATTGAAAGCATTAATTCACACTGTATTTCCCCATAAGAAAGTTTATCTTGCAGGAGAGCAGGAAGAATCCCTCGGTTTTCTAGCACAGATGGATGAGGTAGATGATGATATTTTTCAGCGTTCACTAGTGATCGTGTGTGATACAGCTAATACAGATCGTATCGATGACCAACGCTATGTTAACGCAAACGTCGTGATTAAAATAGATCATCACCCTGATGTGGATACATATGGTACGTTAAGGTGGGTGGATACAAACGCCAGTTCAACCTCAGAAATGATTTTTGACTTGTTTGAAGCGTGCGAAGCCGAGGGAGCTAGTTTAAATCAAGAGATAGCTCGTCTATTGTATGCAGGAATTGTAGGAGATACAGGTCGTTTCCGTTTTCCAAATACAACGGAAAAAACATTTTTGGCCGCAGCACGTCTCGTTCAAACAGGTTTTTCGCGGCCAGAGCTGTATGACGACCTTTATGAGACGCCATTAGCGGTCTTAAAACTCCAAGGTTATGTCTTAAGTCAATTAACGGTAAGTGACAGTGGTGTAGGTGTCGTGCGTTTGCCCAAAGATGTACTTGAAACATATCACGTAACCTCTAAAGAGGCTGCTTCAGTTGTTAATAGCTTCTCAACACTCAAGGGATTAAAAGCATGGGTCTTTTTTGTGGAGGAAGAAGATGTGATTAGAGCCAGAATCCGCTCGAAAGGGCCAGAGATTCATGAGTTAGCTGCTCGTTTCAACGGTGGAGGGCATCCAATGGCATCTGGGGCATCCCTCTTTTCGTGGGAAGAAACGGATACTTTTTTAAAGGAATTAGAGCAAATCTGTAAATGA
- the ytrI gene encoding sporulation membrane protein YtrI yields the protein MRIPTLYRDKSWQRFFAGFFLGTIIGWVFFLFQFGTVHENLLLEIGNQQAVIDKHEKTIDILREDQDKQNRENQQLLTVQDIRIEFINESEVKLSELTLHELRDAVESELENVRNKDIESVANSREFLLKTVENKIFIINDKRFQLKVEQLFLFTTLEIHVMIVSAD from the coding sequence ATGAGGATTCCTACTTTGTACCGTGACAAAAGCTGGCAGCGTTTTTTTGCCGGTTTTTTTCTCGGTACCATCATCGGCTGGGTATTTTTTCTTTTCCAATTCGGTACTGTTCATGAAAATCTCTTATTAGAAATTGGCAATCAACAAGCTGTCATTGACAAACATGAGAAAACAATTGACATCTTACGAGAAGATCAAGATAAACAAAATAGAGAAAATCAGCAATTGTTAACTGTTCAGGATATTCGTATTGAATTTATTAATGAATCAGAGGTGAAGCTAAGCGAATTAACTTTACATGAACTAAGAGATGCGGTGGAAAGTGAATTAGAGAACGTTCGTAATAAAGATATCGAATCCGTTGCCAATTCAAGGGAATTTCTATTAAAAACTGTGGAAAATAAAATATTTATTATCAATGATAAACGTTTCCAGCTAAAGGTGGAGCAGCTTTTTCTTTTCACAACACTAGAAATCCATGTCATGATTGTTTCTGCTGACTAG
- a CDS encoding YtrH family sporulation protein, giving the protein MDKDFLATLVIDFFVAFGVIIGGTIIGGIGAYLIGKPPLSIMYDLASSLKIWALVAAIGGTFDAISTLERGIFEGTHADIVKTLIMIFAALSGAHSGTVLIQWITQEGIK; this is encoded by the coding sequence ATGGATAAAGACTTTCTCGCAACACTTGTTATAGATTTCTTCGTGGCTTTCGGCGTCATTATTGGTGGTACGATCATCGGTGGCATTGGAGCCTACCTTATTGGAAAACCCCCTCTATCTATTATGTATGATTTAGCCTCCAGTTTAAAGATATGGGCTCTCGTAGCTGCTATAGGCGGAACATTCGATGCCATCTCCACACTAGAGCGAGGTATTTTCGAAGGAACACATGCTGATATTGTCAAAACATTAATTATGATTTTTGCCGCCCTGTCAGGCGCACACAGTGGGACGGTTTTAATTCAGTGGATCACCCAAGAGGGGATAAAATGA